A single genomic interval of Verrucomicrobiota bacterium harbors:
- a CDS encoding glucose-1-phosphate adenylyltransferase translates to MAQTSRQTANTSNVLSVIMGGGQGKRLFPLTKERAKPAVPLAGKYRLVDIPISNCINSGLRRIYLLTQFNSASLHRHISQSYKFDHFSGGFVELLAAEQTFSDASWYQGTADAVRKNLIHLLNHEFEYALILSGDQLYRMDFRPIINQHAETNADLTIATIPVARGEAQSLGIMQIDQDRRITRFVEKPKDVGVLDSLKLDKAWYPQLGIEGDGELFMASMGIYVFNRDVLLKLLDNTMTDFGKHIIPGAIQTHRVFSYVFQGYWEDIGTIRSFFEANLDVTSELPRFNFFDMATPIFSRPRFLPASKINGAQIDHAVISDGCIINHAKIIQSIVGIRSIVGAGSELKRVILLGCDYYESYNSILEYEAAGVPRIGVGQNTRIENAIIDKNARIGDNVTISPAGKPQNVDHPLYFIRDGIVVIPKNGIIPHGTVI, encoded by the coding sequence ATGGCTCAAACCAGCCGGCAAACCGCGAACACGAGCAATGTGCTTTCTGTCATCATGGGCGGCGGGCAGGGGAAGCGGTTGTTTCCACTGACCAAAGAGCGCGCCAAACCGGCCGTTCCGCTGGCGGGAAAATATCGGCTGGTCGATATTCCCATCTCCAACTGCATCAATTCGGGGCTGCGGCGCATTTATCTGTTGACCCAATTCAATTCCGCTTCGTTGCATCGCCACATTTCGCAGTCCTATAAGTTCGACCATTTTTCCGGCGGGTTCGTGGAACTGCTGGCCGCCGAGCAAACCTTTTCGGACGCTTCCTGGTATCAAGGCACGGCCGACGCCGTGCGCAAGAATTTGATTCACTTGCTGAATCACGAATTTGAATACGCGCTGATTCTCAGCGGTGACCAATTGTACCGCATGGATTTCCGCCCCATCATCAACCAGCATGCCGAGACGAATGCTGATTTGACCATTGCCACCATTCCGGTCGCGCGCGGCGAGGCCCAATCGCTGGGCATCATGCAGATCGACCAGGACCGGCGCATCACGCGCTTTGTCGAAAAGCCGAAAGACGTGGGGGTGCTGGATTCGCTGAAGTTGGACAAGGCGTGGTATCCACAACTTGGCATTGAAGGCGACGGTGAATTGTTCATGGCGTCGATGGGCATCTATGTTTTCAACAGGGACGTCCTGCTGAAGTTGCTGGACAACACGATGACCGATTTCGGCAAGCACATCATTCCGGGCGCGATTCAAACGCATCGCGTTTTTTCGTATGTGTTCCAGGGTTACTGGGAGGACATCGGCACCATCCGTTCCTTTTTTGAGGCCAACCTCGATGTGACTTCCGAGCTGCCGCGGTTTAATTTCTTTGACATGGCGACGCCGATTTTCAGCCGGCCCCGCTTTCTGCCGGCGTCCAAAATCAACGGGGCGCAGATCGACCACGCCGTGATTTCCGACGGATGTATCATCAACCACGCCAAAATCATTCAGAGCATCGTCGGCATCCGCAGCATCGTGGGCGCCGGCAGCGAATTGAAGCGGGTCATCTTGCTCGGGTGCGATTATTACGAGTCGTACAACTCCATTCTGGAATATGAGGCGGCGGGCGTGCCGCGGATCGGCGTCGGCCAGAACACCCGCATCGAAAATGCCATCATTGATAAGAATGCCCGTATCGGTGACAACGTCACGATTTCGCCAGCGGGCAAACCGCAGAATGTCGATCATCCGCTTTATTTCATTCGCGACGGCATCGTGGTCATTCCCAAGAATGGGATCATACCGCATGGGACGGTGATTTGA
- the glmS gene encoding glutamine--fructose-6-phosphate transaminase (isomerizing) — protein sequence MCGIVGYVGRHDAVPIILEGLRRLEYRGYDSAGLSVLCDGALQTRRKKGKIDEGLAKLLEASTVSGQIGVGHTRWATHGPPSDDNSHPHLDQSGKIAVVHNGVIENYDRIKERLLQDGHQFHSSTDTEVLAHLIGEHYEKTKGRPNNERTHHPLTLSIINALKEVIGTYGIAVVSADHPGLIVGARRGSPLLIGVGDKENFLASDANAIIAHTRKVVYLNDYDVAEITADQFHVTNLGADTAKVQISQLEFSPEAVERGAFPHFMLKEIFEQPRTVENAIRGRIDHEEATARFGGLNLSTTELRAVDRLVLTACGTSWHAALVGEYLIEELAHIPVEVEYASEFRYRNAPLEKNTLVLAITQSGETADTLAALREAKRRGHKALAICNVVGSTIAREADGGIYLHAGPEIGVASTKAFTSQVSALTLLALFMGRIRMLSSSRGRQLIRALEALPQQIESVLAQNDHIKRIALNYSQAGDFFFIGRQYNFPVALEGALKLKEISYIHAAGYPAAELKHGPIALIDEKTPSVVLIPSDALYEKVLSNLQEIKARHGPLIALATEGNNRLAKQVDEIIYLPAAMEQISPLLAVVPLQLLAYHIAVARGCDVDKPRNLAKSVTVE from the coding sequence ATGTGCGGCATCGTCGGCTACGTCGGCAGGCACGACGCAGTTCCCATCATTCTCGAAGGACTGCGACGATTGGAATATCGCGGCTACGACAGCGCCGGGCTTTCCGTGCTGTGCGATGGCGCACTGCAAACGCGCAGGAAAAAGGGGAAAATTGACGAGGGTCTCGCCAAACTCCTCGAAGCGAGCACGGTGAGCGGCCAGATCGGCGTCGGCCACACGCGTTGGGCCACGCACGGCCCGCCCTCGGATGACAACTCGCATCCACACCTGGATCAAAGCGGCAAGATCGCCGTCGTCCACAATGGGGTCATCGAAAACTACGACCGCATCAAGGAACGGCTGCTCCAGGACGGGCATCAATTCCACTCCTCCACCGATACCGAAGTGCTGGCACATTTGATCGGCGAACATTATGAAAAGACAAAAGGCCGGCCCAACAATGAACGGACTCACCACCCACTCACCCTTTCCATCATCAACGCCCTCAAGGAAGTCATCGGCACCTATGGCATCGCCGTCGTCAGCGCGGACCATCCGGGCTTGATCGTCGGCGCGCGACGCGGGTCGCCGCTCCTCATCGGAGTCGGTGACAAGGAGAACTTCCTCGCCAGCGACGCCAACGCGATTATCGCACACACGCGCAAGGTGGTTTATCTGAACGATTATGACGTGGCAGAAATCACCGCCGACCAATTTCACGTCACCAATCTAGGCGCGGACACGGCGAAAGTGCAGATCAGCCAGCTCGAATTCAGCCCCGAAGCCGTCGAACGCGGCGCGTTTCCGCATTTCATGCTCAAGGAAATCTTCGAGCAGCCGCGAACAGTGGAAAACGCCATTCGTGGACGCATTGACCATGAGGAAGCCACCGCCAGGTTTGGCGGATTAAACCTGTCCACGACGGAGTTGCGCGCGGTGGATCGCCTGGTGCTCACCGCCTGCGGCACAAGCTGGCACGCCGCGCTCGTCGGCGAGTATTTGATCGAGGAACTGGCGCATATCCCGGTCGAGGTTGAATATGCCAGCGAATTCCGCTATCGCAACGCGCCGTTGGAGAAAAACACACTGGTGCTGGCCATCACGCAGTCAGGCGAAACGGCCGATACCCTTGCCGCGTTGCGCGAAGCGAAGCGGCGCGGGCACAAAGCGCTGGCCATCTGCAATGTCGTCGGCAGCACCATCGCGCGCGAAGCCGACGGCGGTATTTATCTGCACGCCGGGCCGGAGATTGGCGTGGCGTCCACGAAAGCGTTCACGTCGCAAGTGTCGGCGCTGACGCTGCTGGCGCTGTTCATGGGACGCATCCGGATGTTGTCCTCCAGTCGTGGCAGGCAACTGATTCGCGCCTTGGAAGCCCTGCCGCAACAGATCGAGAGCGTCCTCGCACAAAACGATCATATCAAACGCATCGCCTTGAATTATTCCCAGGCCGGAGATTTCTTTTTCATCGGGCGACAATATAATTTTCCGGTGGCCCTGGAAGGCGCGCTCAAGCTGAAGGAGATTTCCTACATCCACGCCGCCGGTTATCCCGCGGCGGAGTTGAAACACGGGCCCATCGCCCTGATTGATGAAAAGACTCCGAGCGTGGTCCTCATTCCGTCGGATGCGCTCTACGAGAAAGTCCTGAGCAACTTGCAGGAGATCAAAGCGCGGCACGGTCCGCTCATCGCGCTCGCCACGGAAGGCAACAACCGCCTCGCCAAACAAGTGGATGAAATCATTTACCTGCCGGCGGCCATGGAACAGATTTCACCCTTGCTCGCCGTTGTTCCCTTGCAACTGCTCGCCTACCACATCGCCGTGGCGCGCGGCTGTGACGTGGACAAACCGCGCAATCTTGCCAAGAGCGTGACCGTGGAATGA
- a CDS encoding FKBP-type peptidyl-prolyl cis-trans isomerase produces the protein METKRHLITLLGFALCASLVHADDQSALKTEKEKVSYGIGMNIGSNLKRQSYDVEVDLIAKGIKDVLSSNTTLLTEQQAQEAIMSYQKELRAKQEEKNKQLAEKNKKAGEDFLAANAKKPGVVTLPSGLQYKVITEGTGDVPKNGDTVTVNYKGTLIDGTEFDSSYKRGQPATFNVNGVIKGWTEALLMMKTGSKQELYIPASLAYGDRGQGAKIEPGSTLIFEVELVSTKSPQPTTSDIIKVPSAEELKAGAKIEVIKPEDVNKAKAEEAKPAKPEDAKPK, from the coding sequence ATGGAAACAAAACGGCATTTGATCACCCTTCTGGGTTTTGCGTTGTGCGCCAGTCTGGTTCACGCTGACGACCAGTCCGCCTTGAAAACCGAGAAGGAGAAGGTCAGTTACGGCATCGGCATGAACATCGGCAGCAACCTCAAACGTCAGTCCTACGATGTGGAGGTCGATTTGATCGCGAAGGGCATCAAGGACGTTCTCAGCAGCAACACCACTCTGTTGACCGAACAACAGGCGCAGGAAGCCATCATGAGTTATCAGAAGGAATTGCGCGCCAAGCAGGAGGAGAAAAACAAACAACTCGCGGAAAAGAATAAAAAGGCCGGCGAGGATTTTCTGGCCGCCAACGCCAAGAAACCCGGCGTCGTTACCCTGCCCAGTGGGTTGCAATACAAGGTGATCACCGAAGGCACGGGCGACGTTCCCAAAAACGGCGACACTGTGACCGTGAATTACAAAGGCACGTTGATCGATGGAACGGAATTCGACAGCTCCTACAAACGGGGGCAGCCAGCAACCTTCAACGTGAACGGCGTCATCAAGGGCTGGACCGAAGCGTTGCTCATGATGAAGACCGGCTCCAAACAGGAATTGTATATTCCGGCCAGTCTGGCTTATGGCGATCGCGGGCAGGGTGCCAAGATTGAACCCGGCTCGACGTTGATTTTCGAGGTCGAACTGGTTTCCACCAAGTCACCGCAACCAACCACCAGCGACATCATCAAGGTGCCGTCAGCCGAGGAACTCAAAGCCGGCGCGAAGATCGAAGTGATCAAGCCGGAAGATGTCAACAAAGCGAAAGCCGAAGAAGCCAAGCCGGCCAAGCCGGAAGACGCGAAGCCGAAGTAA
- a CDS encoding type II toxin-antitoxin system VapC family toxin, with protein sequence MTPYADTNFFTRTYLELPDSTEADRLVARAERGATGPLPVTWLHRLEVINAFQLHVFFGRSPGQHFVTAEQAALAQANFRDDLTKESFIRNAVVPIGNLERQFEELALRHTARHGFRTYDLLHVASALALKCDTFWSFDPKASKLAALEGLKVRC encoded by the coding sequence ATGACTCCCTACGCCGACACCAACTTTTTCACCCGCACGTACCTGGAACTGCCGGACAGTACCGAAGCTGACCGCTTGGTGGCGCGAGCGGAGCGAGGTGCGACCGGTCCGCTACCGGTGACATGGCTGCATCGTTTGGAAGTCATCAACGCGTTTCAACTTCACGTTTTCTTCGGCCGTTCGCCGGGACAACATTTTGTCACAGCGGAGCAGGCGGCGCTGGCGCAGGCAAATTTCCGAGACGACCTGACGAAGGAGAGCTTTATCCGCAACGCGGTTGTACCCATCGGCAATCTGGAGCGGCAATTCGAGGAACTCGCATTGCGCCACACCGCGCGGCATGGCTTCCGCACCTACGATTTGCTTCACGTTGCCTCAGCGCTCGCGCTCAAGTGCGACACTTTTTGGAGCTTTGATCCCAAGGCGTCAAAACTCGCCGCGCTTGAGGGACTGAAAGTTCGCTGTTGA